In Bacillus sp. KH172YL63, one genomic interval encodes:
- a CDS encoding YtxH domain-containing protein has product MNKKSLAYGLLIGGVVGGLASLLTSPSSGKEIRAQIKEKKDDWNEVIEEMKMHIGELKESIGTLSQEGKETVLQLSKDLQASFKQWQASTEPNNQRLQEEIQSIQRTIEDLEKSINSANPTNQ; this is encoded by the coding sequence ATGAATAAGAAATCTCTTGCTTACGGCCTTTTGATCGGAGGAGTGGTTGGAGGATTGGCTTCACTGCTGACTTCCCCTTCATCCGGAAAAGAAATCCGTGCTCAAATCAAAGAAAAGAAAGATGACTGGAACGAAGTCATCGAAGAAATGAAGATGCACATCGGTGAACTAAAGGAATCCATCGGCACCCTTTCACAGGAAGGAAAAGAAACGGTCCTTCAGCTTTCCAAGGATCTTCAGGCCTCATTCAAGCAATGGCAGGCTTCCACCGAACCGAATAACCAGCGTCTCCAGGAAGAAATCCAGTCCATCCAACGAACGATCGAAGACCTTGAGAAATCAATCAATTCGGCGAATCCGACAAATCAATGA
- a CDS encoding YjcZ family sporulation protein has protein sequence MSGAYGGGFALIVVLFILLIIIGAAYVC, from the coding sequence ATGTCAGGTGCTTACGGCGGAGGTTTCGCGTTAATCGTAGTTTTATTCATTTTGTTAATCATCATCGGTGCAGCATACGTTTGCTAA
- the liaF gene encoding cell wall-active antibiotics response protein LiaF translates to MRYQGRKQWFFSFLLLMTGLLLLLLNIGVISLEITQIFVNIVPILLLLLGVKWTVDSMLRKSFGKLLFGLFSLVFGLLILLDRYEVMVFDYENWWKLWPIFIIAIAINRVILKKPIKVSISNEYPYDKESDFESGAEHTPRPKKNKMNRGFIVGDIRFSEPNWPLENMKLYNAIGDYYFDFSKAYIPEGESTIDIKGWIGDVKMIIPENVPVEIDLRVQVGDVKLFEQKSADIRSELYYRSPEYESAAKKIKLTVDVKIGSIRINRV, encoded by the coding sequence ATGAGGTATCAGGGAAGGAAACAATGGTTCTTCTCATTCCTGTTATTGATGACAGGACTGCTGTTGTTACTGTTGAATATTGGTGTCATTTCCTTGGAAATAACGCAGATATTTGTCAATATAGTTCCTATTTTGTTACTGCTGCTTGGTGTGAAGTGGACGGTAGACAGTATGTTGAGGAAAAGTTTCGGGAAATTATTATTTGGGCTTTTCAGTTTGGTGTTTGGACTGCTCATTCTCCTGGACAGGTATGAGGTAATGGTATTCGATTATGAGAACTGGTGGAAGCTGTGGCCGATCTTTATCATTGCCATTGCGATTAACCGGGTCATCCTGAAGAAGCCGATCAAGGTAAGCATCAGCAATGAATATCCTTATGATAAGGAGTCTGATTTTGAAAGCGGGGCAGAACATACGCCGCGGCCGAAAAAAAACAAGATGAACAGGGGCTTCATAGTCGGTGACATCCGCTTCTCAGAGCCGAATTGGCCGCTGGAGAATATGAAACTGTACAATGCGATAGGAGATTACTATTTTGACTTCAGTAAGGCGTATATCCCTGAAGGTGAATCTACGATCGATATTAAAGGCTGGATTGGTGATGTGAAGATGATCATCCCTGAAAATGTCCCGGTGGAGATCGACTTGAGAGTACAGGTGGGGGATGTGAAGTTATTTGAACAAAAATCTGCAGATATCCGTTCAGAACTTTACTATCGTTCTCCTGAATACGAATCGGCAGCAAAGAAGATCAAGCTGACCGTTGATGTGAAGATCGGTTCAATCCGCATTAATCGGGTGTAA
- a CDS encoding ABC transporter permease, whose amino-acid sequence MMNNVESIWKKRIVEYNQELQKYLKYMFNDHLLFVLIFALGGGAFTYNQWVKTLDPGFPAPLIMAVILGFLLAWSPVYTFLREADAVFLLPLEGRLTSYFTKCIWISFMFQSYILLLALAALMPMYVAVSGNSFRTFFPLLGLVGILKVWNLYVRWFMLRYQEKEAHWIDSSIRFLLSGALVFLILSGAVLWMPSVLAVSMLGYALYFHQATKGKNLKWDTLINLEEQRMLMFYRIANMFTDVPKLKGKVHRRKWLDLFVRTPFSQSSTYRYLYMRSLVRTSEYSGLYIRLTVIGVLLIYFNSSFIFSILTALVFLYLTAFQLIPLYKRYDYKIWVLIYPVSRELKTTSFQKIIGQSMMVQAAVFSLPLLVKGAWLESLITLIAGLTLSLFFSQFYLVQRLKKMEETLF is encoded by the coding sequence ATGATGAATAATGTGGAGAGTATCTGGAAGAAACGAATCGTAGAGTATAATCAAGAACTGCAGAAATATTTAAAGTACATGTTCAACGACCATTTATTGTTTGTCCTGATTTTCGCATTGGGGGGAGGAGCCTTTACGTATAATCAATGGGTCAAAACGCTTGACCCTGGCTTTCCCGCCCCGCTGATCATGGCGGTCATACTCGGATTCCTGCTTGCTTGGAGCCCAGTCTATACATTCCTGAGGGAAGCGGATGCCGTCTTTCTTTTACCACTTGAAGGACGCCTGACAAGCTACTTCACAAAGTGTATCTGGATCAGCTTCATGTTCCAGTCGTACATCCTTCTCTTGGCGCTTGCAGCCCTGATGCCGATGTATGTGGCCGTATCAGGTAACAGTTTCAGGACTTTCTTTCCACTGCTTGGCCTAGTTGGCATCCTGAAAGTATGGAATCTTTATGTGCGCTGGTTCATGCTGAGATATCAGGAAAAAGAAGCCCATTGGATAGACAGCTCGATCCGCTTCCTGTTAAGCGGGGCACTCGTCTTTCTTATCTTATCGGGAGCGGTCCTGTGGATGCCGAGCGTGCTCGCCGTCTCCATGCTTGGGTATGCCCTGTATTTCCATCAAGCCACAAAAGGAAAGAACCTTAAATGGGACACATTGATCAATCTGGAAGAACAACGGATGCTGATGTTTTACCGAATTGCCAATATGTTCACCGATGTTCCGAAGCTAAAAGGAAAGGTGCACCGGAGAAAATGGCTTGATCTGTTCGTACGGACTCCTTTTTCACAGTCATCTACATACCGTTATCTCTACATGAGATCATTGGTGAGGACGAGTGAATATTCCGGACTATACATTCGCCTGACCGTCATCGGGGTGTTGTTGATTTATTTCAACTCATCATTTATCTTCAGCATCCTGACCGCCCTGGTATTCTTGTATTTAACAGCTTTCCAGCTGATCCCGTTATACAAGCGGTATGATTATAAAATATGGGTGCTCATCTACCCGGTTTCAAGGGAATTGAAGACAACCTCTTTTCAAAAGATCATCGGGCAGTCGATGATGGTCCAGGCGGCTGTATTTTCCCTGCCTCTCCTGGTGAAGGGAGCCTGGCTCGAATCATTGATCACCCTGATAGCCGGTTTGACCCTTTCACTTTTCTTCAGTCAATTCTATCTGGTACAAAGGTTGAAGAAGATGGAAGAAACACTGTTTTAG
- a CDS encoding DUF1878 family protein — MDEVLKRLEKLEYYQRLMAEMIPDEGYPFHRLIIQGGLSEEEVQAFLLLCDRLSKKFEKQKAEGFVYHTPLFKEFKNELHPKLEVKEVVESCLAQELYPALMYHFKKSL; from the coding sequence ATGGATGAAGTACTTAAAAGATTAGAGAAACTTGAATATTATCAGCGGTTGATGGCTGAGATGATACCCGATGAAGGTTACCCGTTTCACCGGCTGATCATCCAAGGAGGCCTGTCTGAGGAAGAGGTTCAGGCGTTTTTACTGTTATGTGATAGATTGAGCAAGAAGTTTGAAAAACAAAAAGCGGAAGGATTTGTGTATCATACTCCGCTTTTTAAAGAATTTAAGAATGAGCTCCATCCAAAACTTGAAGTGAAAGAAGTGGTGGAGAGCTGCTTGGCTCAGGAATTATATCCTGCTCTGATGTATCATTTTAAGAAGAGCCTGTAG
- a CDS encoding EcsC family protein — MNREKEELEAWKRKYTRKSSVFQRFSKQAQTKVNGWIPEKAHKIVTESIKKMVEATLKGSEWVSLQTITVKPNLDERDALMKERMEFYRKAATIEGAGTGAGGIFLGLADFPLLLSIKMKFLSECAAIHGYDPRQYEERLFLLHVFQLAYSSDSHKRDVLRVIENWEEEKEKLKDLDWKTFQQEYRDYIDFVKMLQLIPGVGAVVGAYANYQLLDQLGEVAKFAYRIRYFHEIE; from the coding sequence TTGAACCGTGAGAAAGAAGAGCTTGAAGCATGGAAGCGGAAATATACGAGAAAATCTTCGGTATTTCAAAGGTTTTCAAAGCAGGCGCAGACGAAAGTGAACGGATGGATCCCGGAAAAAGCCCATAAAATCGTGACGGAAAGCATCAAGAAAATGGTGGAAGCCACACTAAAGGGGAGCGAATGGGTGTCGCTTCAAACGATTACGGTAAAACCGAACCTGGATGAGCGGGATGCTCTAATGAAAGAACGGATGGAATTTTACAGGAAAGCTGCGACCATTGAAGGCGCAGGGACAGGGGCCGGTGGGATCTTCCTTGGACTGGCAGATTTCCCGCTGCTTCTGTCCATCAAGATGAAGTTCCTAAGTGAATGCGCTGCGATTCATGGATATGATCCAAGACAATACGAAGAACGATTATTTCTTCTGCACGTCTTTCAGCTGGCCTACTCGAGTGATTCCCATAAAAGGGATGTCCTCCGGGTCATCGAAAACTGGGAGGAAGAGAAGGAAAAACTGAAAGATCTTGATTGGAAAACCTTTCAACAGGAATACCGGGACTATATCGACTTTGTAAAAATGCTGCAGCTCATCCCGGGAGTCGGGGCAGTCGTCGGGGCATATGCGAACTATCAGCTCCTCGATCAGCTTGGAGAGGTGGCAAAATTTGCTTATCGGATCCGGTACTTTCATGAGATAGAATAG
- a CDS encoding tryptophan transporter, translating to MNTKTLVSLSLLVGIGAVLHTVIPGIFLGMKPDMMLTMMFLGIILFPAKKNVLLLGLLTGVISGLTTQFPGGFLPNLIDKPITAFVFYGLFLATKKITRSLVGASVLTAIGTLVSGSVFLLSAYVIVGLPGAFFALFAAVVLPATLVNAGAMFVVYPIINGILKRSSIQEAVTSEQLS from the coding sequence ATGAATACAAAAACACTTGTATCCCTATCATTATTAGTTGGGATCGGGGCGGTCCTGCACACAGTGATCCCCGGAATTTTCTTAGGAATGAAGCCGGACATGATGCTTACGATGATGTTTCTCGGCATTATTTTATTCCCGGCAAAGAAAAACGTATTGCTGTTAGGTCTGCTGACAGGCGTCATTTCAGGATTGACAACACAATTCCCTGGTGGATTCCTGCCAAACCTGATCGATAAGCCGATCACAGCCTTCGTGTTTTACGGATTATTCCTTGCAACAAAGAAAATCACCCGTTCATTGGTAGGTGCATCCGTTCTTACCGCAATCGGTACACTGGTATCAGGAAGTGTATTCCTGCTTTCCGCATATGTGATCGTTGGTCTGCCTGGCGCGTTCTTCGCTCTATTCGCAGCAGTGGTCCTTCCGGCAACACTTGTGAACGCCGGAGCGATGTTCGTTGTGTATCCGATCATCAACGGTATTTTAAAACGCTCATCCATTCAGGAAGCTGTCACATCAGAACAGCTGTCCTGA
- a CDS encoding HIT family protein — MSDCIFCKIIDGDIPAMKVYEDEHVLAFLDISQVTKGHTLLIPKVHKENVYELTPDISSHLFSVAPKIANSIKAEFNPVGMNLLSNAGEEAGQSVFHFHMHFIPRYGNGDGFGAVWKTHNDDYTQEELKEIADSIKGHLS; from the coding sequence ATGAGTGACTGTATTTTTTGTAAAATCATCGATGGTGACATCCCGGCAATGAAAGTGTATGAAGATGAGCACGTCCTTGCTTTCCTTGACATCAGCCAGGTGACGAAAGGGCATACGCTCCTGATCCCGAAAGTACATAAGGAAAACGTATACGAGCTTACACCGGATATCTCGAGTCATTTATTCTCTGTTGCACCAAAAATCGCCAACAGTATAAAAGCTGAATTCAATCCGGTCGGCATGAATCTGTTGAGCAATGCTGGAGAAGAAGCCGGTCAATCGGTCTTTCACTTCCATATGCACTTCATTCCACGCTACGGAAACGGAGACGGCTTCGGCGCCGTATGGAAAACACATAACGACGACTACACACAAGAAGAACTGAAGGAAATTGCCGATTCCATCAAAGGGCATCTGTCATAA
- a CDS encoding phosphatase PAP2 family protein, with protein MKKIHYITAIISFLLFMSIAHFVFYGMEIFGENYLMTNMKDLHFLVPFSVIGTEIVIGIASVALILYLWWGKKDYVGILTVVVLVAGSNVLNKLIKSLMKRERPTFAHIEEGFSFPSGHAMVGLVFLLVIAYFISKECASVRIKAAVYTSAVLLALLTGFSRITQGAHYPSDVAAGFLLGYAYFVLCIFLYEKRGRD; from the coding sequence ATGAAGAAAATCCACTACATAACAGCTATTATTTCATTTTTATTATTTATGTCTATCGCTCATTTTGTTTTTTACGGAATGGAGATTTTCGGCGAGAACTACCTGATGACAAACATGAAAGACCTTCATTTTCTGGTTCCATTTTCAGTGATCGGCACCGAGATTGTGATTGGAATTGCATCCGTTGCACTGATTCTGTATCTTTGGTGGGGCAAGAAAGACTACGTGGGAATCCTGACAGTCGTCGTCCTTGTCGCAGGGAGCAACGTGCTGAACAAACTTATCAAGAGCCTGATGAAAAGAGAAAGACCGACGTTTGCACATATTGAAGAAGGATTCAGCTTCCCAAGTGGCCATGCCATGGTCGGATTGGTCTTTCTACTGGTGATCGCTTACTTCATCAGCAAAGAATGTGCCTCCGTACGAATAAAAGCGGCAGTCTACACATCTGCCGTCCTCCTGGCGCTCCTCACAGGATTCAGCCGAATCACCCAGGGAGCCCACTACCCATCAGACGTAGCAGCAGGCTTCCTGCTCGGATATGCATACTTTGTTCTATGCATCTTCCTGTATGAGAAGCGGGGAAGGGATTAG
- a CDS encoding YjcZ family sporulation protein, whose translation MSCGYNSGFALIVVLFILLIIVGAAYLY comes from the coding sequence ATGAGCTGTGGATACAATTCCGGATTCGCGTTAATCGTAGTGCTGTTCATCTTATTAATCATCGTTGGTGCCGCATATCTTTACTAA
- a CDS encoding DUF3267 domain-containing protein has protein sequence MSTIIMMMVFSLIYVPINLLFPSAFYDRHIFGFFAGLMSIYPLHKFFHIVPVLPFVKKIKFKCNRRMYLLPILSVRVDQPISKYHYLVALVAPFFVLNSILLYACLHFPHYSHYFSMLLAFHSGICAIDFIYAKQLMDSPKNALIEENEDGYEILIYQ, from the coding sequence ATGTCAACCATCATCATGATGATGGTCTTTTCACTCATATATGTACCGATCAACCTGCTCTTTCCGAGCGCATTCTACGACCGCCATATCTTTGGATTTTTCGCAGGTTTGATGAGCATCTATCCTTTGCATAAATTTTTTCACATTGTTCCGGTCCTGCCGTTTGTGAAAAAGATAAAATTCAAATGCAACCGGAGAATGTACCTGCTGCCGATCCTTTCAGTGAGAGTCGACCAGCCGATTTCAAAATACCATTATCTCGTTGCCCTGGTGGCACCCTTTTTCGTACTGAACAGCATTTTACTTTATGCATGCCTGCATTTCCCGCATTATTCCCATTACTTCTCAATGCTTCTAGCATTTCATTCCGGGATATGTGCCATTGATTTCATTTATGCAAAGCAGCTGATGGATTCACCAAAGAATGCACTGATCGAAGAGAACGAAGATGGATATGAAATATTGATATATCAGTAA
- a CDS encoding HTH-type transcriptional regulator Hpr, whose amino-acid sequence MKEREFTLKEAMLFSQRMAQLSKALWKAIEKDWQQWIKPYDLNINEHHILWIAYHLKGASISDVAKFGVMHVSTAFNFSKKLEERELLRFSKRENDKRNTYIQLTDKGEKILLELMKNYKPESHSIFQGVAPLRELYGKFPEMIEMMTVVRNIYGNDFMEIFEKSFHNIENDFSDDNGKLGELFQDEEELA is encoded by the coding sequence ATGAAGGAAAGAGAATTTACTTTGAAAGAGGCAATGCTTTTCAGTCAAAGGATGGCCCAGCTCAGTAAAGCTTTATGGAAGGCCATAGAAAAGGACTGGCAGCAGTGGATCAAGCCATACGACCTGAATATCAACGAGCATCATATTCTCTGGATTGCCTATCATCTGAAGGGTGCTTCCATATCAGACGTGGCCAAATTCGGGGTGATGCATGTTTCAACTGCCTTTAACTTCTCAAAGAAATTGGAGGAGCGTGAACTCCTGAGGTTTTCCAAGCGGGAGAATGACAAACGGAATACGTACATTCAGCTGACCGATAAAGGGGAAAAAATTCTGCTGGAGCTGATGAAGAATTACAAGCCTGAAAGTCATTCGATCTTCCAAGGAGTTGCCCCATTACGTGAATTATATGGGAAATTCCCTGAAATGATCGAAATGATGACGGTCGTTCGGAACATTTATGGAAATGACTTTATGGAAATCTTTGAAAAGTCGTTTCATAACATAGAAAACGATTTCTCCGATGACAACGGAAAGCTCGGTGAACTTTTTCAAGATGAAGAAGAACTCGCTTGA
- a CDS encoding M20 family metallopeptidase: MLNELYQKLESHWDEMVKIRRYLHQHPEVSFKEKNTAKYIADYYRNIGVPVEEGVGGNGVVARIQGSLPGKTVALRADFDALPIQDEKDVPYRSTVPGVMHACGHDGHTASLLVLGKSLHAMRDTLQGTVVLIHQHAEEYAPGGARSMIEAGCLDGVDVIFGTHLWATEPVGKVLYRTGPVMASADRFEILIQGSGGHGAQPHKTKDSIVVGAQVVSDLQQIVSRRVNPIEPAVVTIGSFIAGNAFNVIADSAKLIGTVRTFNPEVRDLIEEEIGQISKGACLSARCEFDYTYDRGYPAVVNHGEETDLFVECAGTVDEIHTAEEIEMQMGGEDFAYYLEHVKGTFFFTGAKPDGVDIAFPHHHPKFDINEKALLIAAKSLASATLHFQEKHAASQAVSK; this comes from the coding sequence TTGCTGAATGAATTATATCAGAAATTAGAAAGTCATTGGGACGAAATGGTTAAAATCCGGCGCTATCTCCATCAGCATCCGGAAGTATCTTTCAAGGAAAAGAATACTGCGAAGTATATTGCAGACTACTACAGAAATATCGGCGTCCCTGTGGAAGAAGGGGTCGGGGGCAACGGGGTTGTCGCCCGGATACAGGGTAGCCTCCCTGGGAAGACAGTGGCTTTGCGTGCCGATTTTGATGCATTGCCGATTCAGGATGAGAAGGATGTGCCATACCGATCGACTGTTCCGGGCGTCATGCACGCCTGTGGTCATGACGGACATACGGCTTCCCTTCTCGTACTGGGAAAGTCGCTCCACGCGATGCGCGATACCCTGCAAGGGACGGTCGTTCTGATTCATCAGCATGCGGAAGAGTATGCGCCGGGCGGGGCCAGGTCGATGATTGAAGCGGGCTGCCTGGATGGGGTCGATGTGATTTTCGGGACTCATTTATGGGCAACCGAGCCCGTCGGGAAGGTCCTTTATCGTACCGGACCTGTCATGGCTTCAGCCGACCGGTTCGAAATCCTGATCCAGGGTTCCGGCGGTCACGGTGCACAGCCTCATAAAACGAAGGATTCTATCGTGGTGGGGGCCCAGGTCGTGTCAGATCTTCAGCAGATTGTCAGCAGAAGGGTGAATCCGATTGAACCTGCTGTCGTGACGATCGGTTCCTTTATCGCCGGCAATGCGTTCAATGTTATCGCCGATTCGGCTAAATTGATCGGTACGGTCCGGACCTTTAATCCTGAAGTGAGGGACCTGATTGAAGAAGAAATCGGTCAGATTTCCAAAGGTGCTTGTCTCTCTGCCCGCTGTGAATTCGACTATACGTATGACCGTGGGTATCCGGCCGTCGTGAATCACGGCGAAGAAACAGATCTTTTTGTCGAGTGCGCAGGGACTGTAGATGAGATTCACACCGCGGAAGAAATTGAGATGCAGATGGGCGGCGAGGACTTTGCCTACTATTTGGAACATGTAAAGGGAACATTCTTTTTTACCGGGGCAAAGCCTGATGGTGTGGACATCGCATTCCCTCACCATCACCCGAAGTTCGATATTAACGAAAAAGCACTTCTGATAGCGGCAAAATCACTTGCAAGTGCGACCCTTCACTTTCAGGAGAAACATGCAGCATCACAAGCTGTTTCTAAATAA
- a CDS encoding sensor histidine kinase, giving the protein MNKSSNIRNWIFKSFFMMSVMAVLLFFVSLQVYLMLSDRPSISLQLSIYLTLWLAFILLLLSIYFGFRTGYTFKGRIDDISTFITLLRSGKFSARVDRFEHDELGILSDELNQLAVYIQEQVKSLQRLADEKSELADQAHQAAVMEERHRLARDLHDSVSQQLFALNMLSSAAQKSVGKDGGKVELIVKQIADIAGKAQGEMRALLLHLRPIDLKGESLCEALTILIRELKEKTMIEIDATLEGIDDLSKGTETHMFRIIQESLSNILRHSEATKVKIVTEKKGGYVSLYISDNGKGFDLKKNKMTSYGLQTMRERAEEIGGRFQIRSKEREGTYIDLRIPV; this is encoded by the coding sequence TTGAACAAATCCTCTAATATTCGAAATTGGATTTTTAAAAGTTTCTTCATGATGTCAGTCATGGCCGTATTGCTGTTTTTTGTTTCCCTGCAAGTTTATTTGATGCTATCGGACAGGCCCAGTATATCACTTCAACTGTCAATCTACCTGACCCTGTGGCTCGCTTTCATTCTATTGTTATTAAGCATTTATTTCGGTTTTCGTACAGGATATACGTTCAAGGGAAGGATCGATGATATTTCGACTTTCATTACGTTATTGAGAAGCGGGAAGTTTTCTGCCCGGGTCGATCGTTTCGAGCATGATGAGCTTGGAATATTATCAGATGAATTGAATCAGCTGGCTGTGTATATCCAGGAGCAGGTGAAATCTTTGCAGCGCCTGGCTGATGAAAAATCCGAACTTGCCGATCAGGCCCATCAGGCTGCGGTCATGGAAGAACGTCATCGGCTTGCCAGGGATTTGCACGATTCGGTCAGTCAGCAATTATTCGCGTTGAATATGCTCTCTTCCGCAGCCCAGAAGAGTGTCGGGAAAGACGGCGGGAAAGTGGAACTTATCGTGAAACAGATCGCCGATATCGCCGGTAAAGCACAAGGTGAGATGAGGGCACTTTTACTCCATCTGCGGCCGATAGATTTAAAGGGGGAAAGTCTCTGTGAGGCGTTGACGATCCTGATCAGGGAGCTGAAAGAAAAGACAATGATTGAAATCGATGCGACACTTGAGGGCATCGATGATTTGTCAAAAGGGACGGAAACCCATATGTTCCGGATCATCCAGGAAAGCCTCTCCAATATACTTCGCCACTCGGAAGCGACGAAAGTGAAAATCGTGACGGAGAAAAAGGGTGGTTATGTTTCTTTATATATCAGTGACAACGGCAAGGGCTTTGATTTAAAGAAGAATAAGATGACGTCTTATGGACTTCAAACGATGAGGGAAAGGGCCGAGGAAATCGGCGGGAGGTTTCAGATCCGCTCGAAAGAAAGGGAAGGTACATATATCGACCTTCGCATCCCGGTTTAA
- a CDS encoding DoxX family protein codes for MNKRKKGLKILGLFLFSVFFFGAGVSHFIEAQGFAKMIPPFIPLKEELVYITGIIEFLLAFLLLIPKTREKAGIITAIYLVLIFPANIYAAMKGIPAPGQEETNHLLLWIRLLFQPLLIWWVLSVSKVEQQHRFY; via the coding sequence ATGAATAAACGGAAAAAAGGATTGAAAATACTCGGGCTCTTCCTGTTTTCAGTTTTCTTCTTTGGAGCAGGGGTATCACATTTCATCGAGGCACAGGGATTTGCGAAGATGATCCCGCCTTTCATTCCCTTGAAGGAAGAACTCGTCTATATCACGGGAATCATTGAATTCCTGCTGGCATTTTTATTATTGATTCCGAAGACCAGGGAAAAGGCCGGGATCATCACCGCGATTTATTTGGTACTTATTTTCCCAGCAAATATATATGCTGCCATGAAAGGAATCCCTGCACCGGGACAGGAGGAAACAAATCACCTCCTCCTTTGGATCAGGCTATTGTTCCAGCCGCTCCTGATCTGGTGGGTCCTGTCTGTGAGCAAAGTGGAGCAGCAGCACCGGTTTTATTAG
- a CDS encoding ABC transporter ATP-binding protein, translating into MSLLEINHLVGGYTRKPVLKDISFRVNANEIVGLIGLNGAGKSTTIKHIIGLMEPKQGEVSINGHTLKSDADLYRKQFSYIPETPILYDELTLEEHLRLTAMAYGLSESEYKDRIDKLLKAYRMEKKMNWFPAHFSKGMKQKVMIMCAFLIQPSLYIIDEPFVGLDPLGIQSLLDWMEEMKRNGAGILMSTHILATAERYCDSFIILHEGKIRAKGTLGELRKEFAMPDATLDDIYIQLTKEESHDE; encoded by the coding sequence GTGTCATTATTAGAAATCAACCACCTGGTGGGAGGATATACCCGCAAGCCTGTACTGAAGGATATTTCCTTTCGCGTAAATGCAAATGAAATCGTCGGCTTGATCGGCCTGAATGGAGCCGGAAAAAGCACGACCATCAAACATATCATCGGCCTGATGGAGCCTAAGCAAGGTGAGGTTTCCATCAATGGCCATACGTTGAAGAGCGATGCAGACCTTTATCGGAAGCAATTCTCATACATACCTGAAACACCGATTTTATATGATGAACTCACCCTTGAGGAGCATCTGAGACTGACTGCGATGGCATACGGCCTGAGTGAATCAGAGTACAAAGACAGAATCGACAAGCTGTTAAAGGCATATCGCATGGAGAAGAAAATGAACTGGTTCCCTGCTCATTTCTCAAAAGGAATGAAGCAAAAGGTGATGATCATGTGTGCGTTTCTCATTCAGCCTAGCCTTTATATCATCGACGAGCCGTTTGTAGGTTTGGATCCGCTCGGGATACAGTCGCTGCTGGATTGGATGGAAGAAATGAAGAGAAACGGTGCAGGCATCCTCATGTCGACACACATTTTGGCCACGGCAGAAAGATACTGCGATTCCTTCATCATCCTTCATGAAGGGAAAATCAGGGCAAAGGGGACGCTTGGTGAACTTCGCAAGGAATTCGCGATGCCGGATGCGACGTTGGATGATATTTATATCCAGCTGACGAAGGAAGAGTCTCATGATGAATAA
- a CDS encoding YjcZ family sporulation protein gives MGNAYGGGFALIVVLFILLIIVGAAWL, from the coding sequence ATGGGTAATGCATACGGCGGAGGATTCGCGTTAATCGTAGTACTGTTCATCCTGTTAATCATTGTGGGTGCAGCATGGCTATAA